Proteins from a genomic interval of Mustela lutreola isolate mMusLut2 chromosome 4, mMusLut2.pri, whole genome shotgun sequence:
- the NEURL1 gene encoding E3 ubiquitin-protein ligase NEURL1 isoform X1, with protein MGNNFSSIPSLPRGNPSRAPRGHPQTLKDSIGGPFPVTSHRRHHKQEHCAPGPPGRGLPATPLLFHPHTKGSQILMDLSHKAVKRQASFCNAITFSNRPVLIYEQVRLKITKKQCCWSGALRLGFTSKDPSRIHPDSLPKYACPDLVSQSGFWAKALPEEFANEGNIIAFWVDKKGRVFYRINDSAAMLFFNGVRTADPLWALVDVYGLTRGVQLLDSELVLPDCLRPRSFTALRRPSLRRDADEARLSVSLCDLNVPGAEGDEAAPAAGCPIPQNSLNSQHSRALPAQLDGDLRFHALRAGAHVRILDEQTVARLEHGRDERALVFTSRPVRVAETIFIKVTRSSGARPGALSFGVTTCDPGTLRPADLPFSPEALADRKEFWAVCRVPGPLHSGDILGLVVNADGELHLSHNGAAAGMQLCVDATQPLWMLFGLHGAVTQIRILGSTILAERGVPSLSCSPASTPTSPSALGSRLSDPLLSTCSSGPLGSSAGGTAPNSPVSLPESPVTPGTGQWSDECTICYEHAVDTVIYTCGHMCLCYACGLRLKKALHACCPICRRPIKDIIKTYRSS; from the exons ACTCCATCGGGGGCCCCTTCCCTGTCACCTCTCACCGACGCCACCACAAGCAGGAGCACTGTGCTCCGGGACCACCTGGCAGGGGGCTCCCAGCCACACCACTGCTCTTCCACCCACACACCAAGGGCTCCCAGATCCTCATGGACCTCAGCCACAAGGCCGTCAAGAGGCAGGCCAGCTTCTGCAATGCCATCACCTTCAGCAACCGCCCGGTCCTCATCTACGAGCAAGTCAGGCTGAAG ATCACCAAGAAGCAGTGCTGCTGGAGTGGGGCGCTGCGGCTGGGCTTCACGAGCAAGGACCCGTCCCGCATCCACCCTGACTCGCTGCCCAAGTACGCCTGCCCCGACCTGGTGTCCCAGAGCGGCTTCTGGGCCAAGGCGCTGCCCGAGGAGTTTGCCAACGAGGGCAACATCATCGCTTTCTGGGTGGACAAGAAGGGCCGCGTATTCTACCGCATCAACGACTCAGCTGCCATGCTCTTCTTCAACGGGGTCCGCACGGCCGACCCGCTTTGGGCCCTGGTGGATGTCTACGGCCTCACGCGGGGCGTCCAGCTGCTTG ACAGCGAGTTGGTGCTCCCGGACTGCCTGCGGCCGCGCTCCTTCACCGCCCTGCGGCGGCCGTCCCTGCGGCGCGACGCCGACGAGGCGCGCCTCTCCGTGAGCCTGTGCGACCTCAACGTGCCGGGCGCCGAGGGCGACGAGGCCGCGCCGGCCGCCGGCTGCCCCATCCCGCAGAACTCGCTCAACTCGCAGCACAGCCGCGCGCTGCCCGCACAGCTCGACGGCGACCTGCGCTTCCACGCGCTGCGCGCCGGGGCGCACGTGCGGATCCTGGACGAGCAGACCGTGGCGCGCCTGGAGCACGGGCGCGACGAGCGCGCGCTCGTCTTCACCAGCAGGCCCGTGCGCGTGGCCGAGACCATCTTCATCAAGGTCACGCGCTCCAGCGGCGCGCGGCCCGGGGCGCTCTCCTTCGGCGTCACCACGTGCGACCCCGGCACGCTGCGGCCCGCGGACCTGCCCTTCAGCCCCGAGGCCCTGGCGGACCGCAAGGAGTTCTGGGCCGTGTGCCGCGTGCCCGGGCCCCTGCACAGCGGCGACATCCTGGGCCTAGTGGTCAACGCCGACGGCGAGCTGCACCTCAGCCACAACGGCGCCGCGGCGGGCATGCAGCTGTGCGTGGACGCCACGCAGCCGCTGTGGATGCTCTTCGGCCTGCACGGAGCCGTCACGCAGATCCGCATCCTCG GCTCCACCATCTTGGCAGAGCGGGGTGTCCCATCACTTTCCTGCTCCCCTGCCTCCACACCAACCTCGCCCAGCGCCCTGGGCAGCCGCCTCTCCGACCCCTTGCTCAGCACATGCAGCTCTGGACCGCTGGGGAGCTCTGCAGGCG GGACGGCCCCCAACTCCCCAGTGAGCCTGCCCGAATCGCCAGTGACCCCAGGCACAGGACAGTGGAGCGATGAGTGCACCATTTGCTATGAGCACGCCGTGGACACGGTCATCTACACGTGCGGCCACATGTGCCTCTGCTATGCCTGTGGCCTGCGCCTCAAAAAGGCCCTGCACGCCTGCTGCCCCATCTGCCGCCGCCCCATCAAGGACATTATCAAGACCTACCGCAGCTCCTAG
- the NEURL1 gene encoding E3 ubiquitin-protein ligase NEURL1 isoform X2 has product MGAQITRSNLHDSIGGPFPVTSHRRHHKQEHCAPGPPGRGLPATPLLFHPHTKGSQILMDLSHKAVKRQASFCNAITFSNRPVLIYEQVRLKITKKQCCWSGALRLGFTSKDPSRIHPDSLPKYACPDLVSQSGFWAKALPEEFANEGNIIAFWVDKKGRVFYRINDSAAMLFFNGVRTADPLWALVDVYGLTRGVQLLDSELVLPDCLRPRSFTALRRPSLRRDADEARLSVSLCDLNVPGAEGDEAAPAAGCPIPQNSLNSQHSRALPAQLDGDLRFHALRAGAHVRILDEQTVARLEHGRDERALVFTSRPVRVAETIFIKVTRSSGARPGALSFGVTTCDPGTLRPADLPFSPEALADRKEFWAVCRVPGPLHSGDILGLVVNADGELHLSHNGAAAGMQLCVDATQPLWMLFGLHGAVTQIRILGSTILAERGVPSLSCSPASTPTSPSALGSRLSDPLLSTCSSGPLGSSAGGTAPNSPVSLPESPVTPGTGQWSDECTICYEHAVDTVIYTCGHMCLCYACGLRLKKALHACCPICRRPIKDIIKTYRSS; this is encoded by the exons ACTCCATCGGGGGCCCCTTCCCTGTCACCTCTCACCGACGCCACCACAAGCAGGAGCACTGTGCTCCGGGACCACCTGGCAGGGGGCTCCCAGCCACACCACTGCTCTTCCACCCACACACCAAGGGCTCCCAGATCCTCATGGACCTCAGCCACAAGGCCGTCAAGAGGCAGGCCAGCTTCTGCAATGCCATCACCTTCAGCAACCGCCCGGTCCTCATCTACGAGCAAGTCAGGCTGAAG ATCACCAAGAAGCAGTGCTGCTGGAGTGGGGCGCTGCGGCTGGGCTTCACGAGCAAGGACCCGTCCCGCATCCACCCTGACTCGCTGCCCAAGTACGCCTGCCCCGACCTGGTGTCCCAGAGCGGCTTCTGGGCCAAGGCGCTGCCCGAGGAGTTTGCCAACGAGGGCAACATCATCGCTTTCTGGGTGGACAAGAAGGGCCGCGTATTCTACCGCATCAACGACTCAGCTGCCATGCTCTTCTTCAACGGGGTCCGCACGGCCGACCCGCTTTGGGCCCTGGTGGATGTCTACGGCCTCACGCGGGGCGTCCAGCTGCTTG ACAGCGAGTTGGTGCTCCCGGACTGCCTGCGGCCGCGCTCCTTCACCGCCCTGCGGCGGCCGTCCCTGCGGCGCGACGCCGACGAGGCGCGCCTCTCCGTGAGCCTGTGCGACCTCAACGTGCCGGGCGCCGAGGGCGACGAGGCCGCGCCGGCCGCCGGCTGCCCCATCCCGCAGAACTCGCTCAACTCGCAGCACAGCCGCGCGCTGCCCGCACAGCTCGACGGCGACCTGCGCTTCCACGCGCTGCGCGCCGGGGCGCACGTGCGGATCCTGGACGAGCAGACCGTGGCGCGCCTGGAGCACGGGCGCGACGAGCGCGCGCTCGTCTTCACCAGCAGGCCCGTGCGCGTGGCCGAGACCATCTTCATCAAGGTCACGCGCTCCAGCGGCGCGCGGCCCGGGGCGCTCTCCTTCGGCGTCACCACGTGCGACCCCGGCACGCTGCGGCCCGCGGACCTGCCCTTCAGCCCCGAGGCCCTGGCGGACCGCAAGGAGTTCTGGGCCGTGTGCCGCGTGCCCGGGCCCCTGCACAGCGGCGACATCCTGGGCCTAGTGGTCAACGCCGACGGCGAGCTGCACCTCAGCCACAACGGCGCCGCGGCGGGCATGCAGCTGTGCGTGGACGCCACGCAGCCGCTGTGGATGCTCTTCGGCCTGCACGGAGCCGTCACGCAGATCCGCATCCTCG GCTCCACCATCTTGGCAGAGCGGGGTGTCCCATCACTTTCCTGCTCCCCTGCCTCCACACCAACCTCGCCCAGCGCCCTGGGCAGCCGCCTCTCCGACCCCTTGCTCAGCACATGCAGCTCTGGACCGCTGGGGAGCTCTGCAGGCG GGACGGCCCCCAACTCCCCAGTGAGCCTGCCCGAATCGCCAGTGACCCCAGGCACAGGACAGTGGAGCGATGAGTGCACCATTTGCTATGAGCACGCCGTGGACACGGTCATCTACACGTGCGGCCACATGTGCCTCTGCTATGCCTGTGGCCTGCGCCTCAAAAAGGCCCTGCACGCCTGCTGCCCCATCTGCCGCCGCCCCATCAAGGACATTATCAAGACCTACCGCAGCTCCTAG